One genomic window of Globicephala melas chromosome 8, mGloMel1.2, whole genome shotgun sequence includes the following:
- the LRRC55 gene encoding leucine-rich repeat-containing protein 55, which yields MDTAPAPMASLQHRSCQQPKMGDTWSQLPWPGPPRPAMLLVSLILAAGVMPSDAGTSCPVLCTCHNQVVDCSSQRLFSVPPDLPRDTRNLSLAHNRIAAVPSGYLTCYIELRVLDLRNNSLVELPAGLFLHAKRLAHLDLSYNNLSHVPADMFQAAHGLVHIDLSHNPGLRRVHPRAFQGLAQLRDLDLSYGGLAFLSLEALEGLPGLVTLQIGGNPWVCGCTMEPLLKWLRNRIQRCTADSQLAECRGPPEVEGAPLFSLTEESFKACHLTLTLDDYLFIAFVGFVVSIASVATNFLLGITANCCHRWSKASEEEEI from the exons ATGGACACAGCCCCAGCCCCGATGGCCTCCCTTCAGCACCGCTCTTGCCAGCAGCCTAAGATGGGTGACACCTGGTCCCAGCTGCCCTGGCCTGGGCCCCCCCGCCCGGCCATGCTGCTCGTCTCCCTCATCTTGGCCGCAGGGGTGATGCCCTCGGATGCCGGCACCAGCTGCCCGGTCCTTTGCACGTGCCATAACCAGGTGGTGGATTGCAGCAGCCAGCGGCTCTTCTCCGTGCCCCCGGACCTGCCGAGGGACACTCGCAACCTCAGCCTGGCCCACAACCGCATCGCCGCCGTGCCGTCTGGCTACCTCACGTGCTACATAGAGCTCCGGGTGCTGGATTTGCGCAACAACTCCTTGGTCGAACTGCCCGCGGGCCTCTTCCTGCACGCCAAGCGCCTGGCACACCTAGACCTGAGCTACAACAACCTCAGCCACGTGCCGGCCGACATGTTCCAGGCCGCCCACGGCCTCGTGCACATCGACCTGAGCCACAACCCGGGGCTGCGGAGGGTGCACCCGCGGGCCTTCCAGGGCCTGGCGCAGCTCCGGGACCTGGACCTCAGCTACGGGGGCCTGGCCTTCCTCAGCCTCGAGGCTCTCGAGGGCCTGCCGGGGCTGGTGACCCTGCAGATCGGCGGCAACCCCTGGGTATGCGGCTGCACCATGGAGCCCCTGCTGAAGTGGCTGCGGAACCGCATCCAGCGCTGCACGGCGG ATTCTCAGCTGGCTGAGTGCCGGGGCCCCCCAGAAGTCGAGGGCGCCCCACTCTTCTCCCTGACCGAGGAGAGCTTCAAGGCCTGCCACTTGACCCTGACCCTGGATGATTACCTCTTCATCGCCTTTGTGGGTTTTGTGGTCTCCATCGCATCCGTGGCCACCAACTTCCTCCTGGGCATCACGGCCAACTGCTGCCACCGCTGGAGCAAGGCCAGCGAAGAGGAGGAGATTTGA